GCCCCCGCGCGTGGCGAACTCCGAGGTGCCTTCACCGAAGCGGCCGGACGTGTCCGCCGCCACCGCCGTCACCACCCACAGCGTCTGGTTGGAGGGCAGCTTGAAGCGCACCGTGGCGCGCCCGTCCCGGTCCGTCACCACCGCCGGGTCCCAGTGCGCGGTGTCGCGCTCCAGGTCCTTCGTCTGGCGGCTGGGCGGCTTGATGGAGGCGAAGGCGTGGTCCGGCAGGCCCGACATCTTCCGCGCCAGGGCCTCGCCGTAGCCGTAGCCCTGGAACTCCGAGGAGAAGAAGTTGGACACGTTGTTGCGCGCCGGCGGGTAGAAGAAGTCCAGCACCTTGGGGCGGAACTCGCTCTGGATGGCGTAGACGGCCTTGTCCACCACGCCCACGGACAACTGCGCCACCACGCCGCGGCCCTCGTGGTCCACCACGCGCACGTCGATGCTCTGCTCGGTGAGCGGCGTGGCCTCCACGCGGCGGGGCTGCAGCTCCACCGTGAGGGTGCGCTCGCGCGGAATCACGCGGAAGGCCACCGTGCGCTCCTCCCAGCGGCCCGTGGCCGTGGGGTACGCAATGGACGCGTAGACGGCACTGCCGAAGCGCTTCTCCACGTTGAAGCTGTGCACCAGCGTGCGGCCCTTCAGCGCCACCACCTGCGTGTCGTAGAGCGAGGCGCCCGCCAGCGTCACCCACACCGGGCCCGCGTCACGGCCACCCTCGCCCCAACCGTCCGGCATCAGCGCCACCAGCTTCGCGGTGTCCCCGGGCGCCAGCGTCCCGGACAGCGAGGCCAGCGTCAGGTTGGGCACCCGCGCCACCGGCTCGTCCGCGCCGCCGATGACGAGCAGCGACTCCTCGCCCTGCCACGTCTCGCCGTTCTTGTCCTTCACCACCACGCGCGCCAGCACCGTGCCCACCTCCGAGGTGGGGACCTTCTCGCGGTGCGTGCCGTCCGCCGCCGTGGAGAACGAGCGCTTGCCCAGGCTCTTCTCCGCGCCGTCCGCCTTGCGCAGCACGAAGTCCACCTCGCCCTGCGTCACGCCGTAGGGCTTGCCCGACAGCGTGGTGGCGCGCACCGCCAGCGTCGCCTCGCCCGCCTTGGCCACCACCGCGTCGGAGTAGCGCGCCAGGCCCAGCACCTCCACCTTCGACAGGAAGAAGGCGGCGGTGGCGTTGGCGAAGGTCTCCTGGTCATCCCGCGCGCGGATGGTGAGCGAGTAGCGGTACGGCAGCATGTCCTCACCCGCCGCCAGCGCGGGCACGGCCACCTCGATTTCGGCCTCGCCGTCGGCGTTGAAGCCGCTGGCGCTGGACCAGGGGTCCTCATACGCGCTGCGCGACTCCACGGAGGAGAACAGGCGCTCGGGCACGCTCAGCTTGCCCTCCGTGCTGGAGGCGCTGCCGTACGTCACGTCACTGCCCTGCCCGCCCTTGCCGGCGTCATCCACCCAGGCGGGGGCGTCCAGCAGGCTGCGGTAGAGGAACACCTCGTACTTCGCGCCGTCCGGCGTCCCACCGGCGTAGCGGCGGGCGCGCACCTTCGCGCGCAGCGTCTGCCCGGGCACCACCGTCTCCGAGCCGGGCTCCACCTCCAGGTAGAACGTCGGCTTCACGTAGTCCTGCACGCGGGCCTCGCCCTGGTGCGGGTGCTCGTCCACTTGCGCCTCCACGCGCAGCACGCCGGTGCCCAGGTCCTCCGGCACCTTCAAGGTGCCGTGGAAGGCGCCGAACTCGTCCACCGCGGCGCGCGTCGTCAACGCGCGGCCTTCCTGCGAGATGAGCTTCACCTCCACCTGGCGCTTCTTCGGCGTGAAGAGGCGCGCCAGGTAGGTGTCCGGCTGGCGCACCACGCCGCGGAACTTCACCTCGTGGCCCGGCTTGTAGATGGGCCGGTCGCTGTAGATGAACACGTCCGGCGCCACCGCCAGCGCGGAGTAGAAGTCCGTGTCGACGATGGCGGTGTCCCCGCCCACCGACGCGGTGGCCATGATGCGCGGCTCCGACACCGCCAGCGTCACCTCGCCCTTCTCGTTCGTCTTCCCGGTGGGGCCCTTGCCCTTGGGCAGGTACACCTGCACCTCGGCGCCCGCGCGCGGCTTCTGGTCGCGGCCCGCCACGCGCACCAGCACCTGGCCATCCGTCTGCTTGAGCTGCACCGTCAAGTCACTGACGACCAGCACCACCTGCCCCTCCACCCGGCCCTGCACCAACTGGAGCACGTAGGTGCCCGCGGGCAGCGGCGCCAGGGTGACGCGGCGCTCCTGGAAGCCGCTGGAGCTGCTCGCGTAGAAGCCGGGGACGTTGAACTCGCGCTCGGCGCCGCCGAGGTCCAGGTTCAGCCACTGGCTGCGCGTCACCTTGAAGCCGGGCGGGATGCCCACCAGCCGCTCGGGGCCCTCGGCCACCTTGGACAAGGGCTCACCCGCGCCCGGCGTCTCTGGCGGACGGGGCAACACGTCGCCCACCACGTCACGGAAGTGAGGGTTGAGCGTTTCGAGCAGGAACATGCCCGGCGTGCGCACCGCGTTGAGGCCGCGGCTGAGCGCGCGGCCCGGGTTCTTCAACGTCGGCGGCGTCTCGTACGCGCGCCGCAGGTCCCCCTGGGCGCGGATGAAGGCGTCCAGGTTCTCGGGCTGGAGGACGCGGAGCTCGACGGGCCCCTTGTCCTCGAAGGCGACGTCCACCGCCACCGGCTCCTGGCTGCCATAGGAGCGCGGCACGGTGATGTAGAGCGGCTTGGCCAGGGCCATGCCGGACAGCAGGAGCGCGGACAGAGCCGCCATGCGGATGACGCACTTCATGACCCGAAACCTCCAGGAACCAGCGAATCTCCCTGCACGGTGCCGCGCAGGCCCAGGTACGGCAGCGACTCCAGGTCGCGCCGCGCCACATCGATTTCCGGGGGCGGCGCGCTGGGCATCGGCGCTTTGCGGCTGACCCGGAACTCAGACAGATATCCATCCAGGGTGAGCCCGCTGAGCAGCCGGCCCGTGTTCACCCCGAAGGCCACCGACGTGGGCTGACGCAGCCCCGCCACCACCGGGCCCGCCGCGCTGAGCATGTTGGGCAGTTGGCCCGCGCAGGCCTTGCGCAGCCGCTCCAGCTCCGCCTCGCTGGACGCCAGCACCACGTGGTTGCAGTGGGTGGCGCGCACCAGCTTGTTGAACCCCTGGGAGAACAGGCCATTCAACGCGACCGCGTCCTCGGGGCTGCCCCACAGCACCGCCAGCTCCACCGGCATCAAGGCATCACCGCGCGGCGTCCACACCATCGCCACCTGCCGCGTGCGCGTGGGGCCCTTGCCGCCGTCCTCCTCCCAGTATTCCTTGAGCGTCTCCGGCGCCAGGGACTCCGGCAGCTTGAGCTGGAAGGCCAGCAGCACCGGCGTGTCCTCCGGCACCAGCTTGAGCAGGTCATCGGAGAGCGGCGCGGTGTCCAGGCGCGCGGGCCCGTCCATCAGCTTGCTCGCGATGCCCCGGGGCACCAGTTGGTTCGCCGTCACGCCGAACTGCAGCCGCGTGCCGGGCGCCAGTCCCAGCACGCTCGACAGGAGCTGCACCTCGCGGCCGTAGGCGTCCGCGTCGTAGCCCAGCTCGACGTCGACGCCGTCCGTGGGCTTCAGCTCCGGCAGCTCCGCGCACAAGCCATGGAGCACCGCCACCGGGTGGCGCGCGAGCACCAGCCGATCCGCGAGCCGGCCCGCCCACAGCGTCTGCTCCGCCACCAGCCAGCGCTTCATCTCATAGGCATCGGCGTGCCCACCGCCCGGGCAGTGCTGCGCCGTCATGCCGCCGCGGCTGGCCACGCCGTCCAGCGCGTCATACGCGGACGTCGCGGCGCGGCCCGGATTGGGAAGGATGAAGGCCGGCGTGCTGGAGCGCGCGTCGCCGCCGAACCACGTCACGCGGAACGGGGTGTCCAGGAGCTGACCCGCGAAGAGGTCCAGCACCGCGCCCTTGAAGCCCGCCTGGAGGTCCTCACCGGTGGAGCCGAAGAAGGCAGCCCACGCGCCGACGAAGCCCTGCCCCAGCGGCTTCTGGAGCTGGTCGCGCAGCCACGCGTTGGCGGCCAGCGCGTCACGCACCTTGCCCGGACGGTACACATCCACCCAGAGGGCGGAGGGCGCGGCGGTGCCGGGCACCTCGAGCTCCGTCATCGAGGGCTCGGGCATGCCTTCCGCGCTGGCGCCCGCGCTGGGAGGCCCCTTGCGCTCGTCACCCATCAAGTTCGTCACGGTGCCGCCGCCGTCGCCGGACGAGCCGCTGCGGCGCCCCAGGACGAAGGACCCGGCCACGGCGCCGCCCACGAGGACGGTGAACAGACCGATGAGGAGCGCCTTGGGAGGGCCGCTCTT
This genomic window from Myxococcus hansupus contains:
- a CDS encoding MG2 domain-containing protein, whose product is MKCVIRMAALSALLLSGMALAKPLYITVPRSYGSQEPVAVDVAFEDKGPVELRVLQPENLDAFIRAQGDLRRAYETPPTLKNPGRALSRGLNAVRTPGMFLLETLNPHFRDVVGDVLPRPPETPGAGEPLSKVAEGPERLVGIPPGFKVTRSQWLNLDLGGAEREFNVPGFYASSSSGFQERRVTLAPLPAGTYVLQLVQGRVEGQVVLVVSDLTVQLKQTDGQVLVRVAGRDQKPRAGAEVQVYLPKGKGPTGKTNEKGEVTLAVSEPRIMATASVGGDTAIVDTDFYSALAVAPDVFIYSDRPIYKPGHEVKFRGVVRQPDTYLARLFTPKKRQVEVKLISQEGRALTTRAAVDEFGAFHGTLKVPEDLGTGVLRVEAQVDEHPHQGEARVQDYVKPTFYLEVEPGSETVVPGQTLRAKVRARRYAGGTPDGAKYEVFLYRSLLDAPAWVDDAGKGGQGSDVTYGSASSTEGKLSVPERLFSSVESRSAYEDPWSSASGFNADGEAEIEVAVPALAAGEDMLPYRYSLTIRARDDQETFANATAAFFLSKVEVLGLARYSDAVVAKAGEATLAVRATTLSGKPYGVTQGEVDFVLRKADGAEKSLGKRSFSTAADGTHREKVPTSEVGTVLARVVVKDKNGETWQGEESLLVIGGADEPVARVPNLTLASLSGTLAPGDTAKLVALMPDGWGEGGRDAGPVWVTLAGASLYDTQVVALKGRTLVHSFNVEKRFGSAVYASIAYPTATGRWEERTVAFRVIPRERTLTVELQPRRVEATPLTEQSIDVRVVDHEGRGVVAQLSVGVVDKAVYAIQSEFRPKVLDFFYPPARNNVSNFFSSEFQGYGYGEALARKMSGLPDHAFASIKPPSRQTKDLERDTAHWDPAVVTDRDGRATVRFKLPSNQTLWVVTAVAADTSGRFGEGTSEFATRGGLNLYAALPQFLREGDEALASVRLSAGEKSPGSQLLDVKLASLGALKAEQLEHKVELAKGGEQVVPLTLKAASTGAAQLMVNVAGGKDPLKDLKRFDVSPSAVEDVVKVSAWGGGALEVPAPQEATLSRVELVLQPSIVDAALSNVRELLTYPYGCLEQLVSTTVPNVAVYQVLQQAGALAKLDTDTQALLAEARSRSVQGTARILDLSVKGGGFTWFGGYSTPSLPLTLIALDGLAYAAEAGLVDRADPRLVESARWLEAQEGLPPEYDATRAYVLARLEGSKQAARVRALVQGAEGGDLYPLALAVLAAEKAGIMKEPALQSQINTLVSRSAQGYATLASHNPNQPLEQSEAFFRFPLRRVGMTAIAAHAASFGTLDITRARRRILELLSEPDLSTFDRSTALLHSLWLLERDAKAMQGMKAPEVKGVKSPVKFSPRGLGLVAVLEPGTRTVDVGGFDGVATLRATTLTPLPAVKAKAEGMSLQRAYYALREGGKVLLGAGDTVAQGEEVYVELTMDARGDNRVRSAYYVVEDAVPAGFVPLQEDKAFRGPPHALPLVPEALKRRVLNPERATFFFEEPAWWSDSPRTVGYVLRAQFAGTFSAPPAHIEDMYAASIHGRTGADVLKVVPSKKRLGDL